GAAGTAATGCTATTTTCTCGCAGTACATTTTGGCTATTCAATGCATTCTCACGCGTATTGCGGGAATCAGCTTCTACCAGAATATCCTCTTCAGGAACTTGGGCGTTGCGTAAAATTCGCTTTAGGGAAATCGCTTCCGGAATACTATCTACCAGTATTTTTCCCGAGCCACCGCTGAGCAAAATCTTTTCAATTTTACCCGCCCGGTAGAGCTGAATAGCGTGTAAAATACGGTCAGCATCGCCGGTTACATGACTGCGGTCTCTTGGCTCTTTATCGATAGTAATACCGCCTAACACTACTCCTACCGGATACTGAGGCAGTGAAGCAATTGGCTCAGGTGGGGTCTCCCAAACTAGAAGCAACAGGTTGCTCAGAAAAGTATTGGTGAACAATAGCAACAATGAGAACCCAACAGCGAAGAATAATTTGCGGTGCCGTTTCCAGAAAATACAAAGCACAAATGCCAGCATCACCAGCGTGACGGGCATTACCAGAAAATACAGCGTTTTGGAGAGGAGGAAGAACAAACACTTTTTAGTTTTGAGTTCTGGGTTTAGAGTTTTGGCTCAAAATAGACAATCCAAAACTCTAAACTCAAAACATGCCACTATTCTAAAATTCTGCATTCTGGGGGGTACGCGGAAATGGAATTACATCGCGGATATTTTGCATGCCGGTGATGAACATAACTAGTCGCTCGAGACCAATGCCAAAACCACTGTGCGGAGCCGTTCCGAACTTACGGGTTTCCAGATACCACCACATTTCTTTTTCAGGAATATCCATCTCCGCCATACGTTGCTGCAACTTGTCTAACCGTTCCTCTCGCTGCGAGCCACCAATAATCTCGCCAATACCTGGGAACAATACATCCATCGCCGCCACTGTTTGGTTGTCTTCATTTTGCCGCATATAAAATGCTTTGATCTGCTTGGGGTAATTATACAAAATGACTGGCTTCTTAAAATGCTTTTCTACTAAAAATCGCTCGTGCTCCGATTGCAGGTCAGCCCCCCACGTATCAATCAAAAACTGGAACTTCTTCTTCTTGTTAGGCTTAGAATTACGCAGAATATCAATGGCTTCGGTGTAAGTAATTCGCTCAAAGTCATTATCTACTACCAACTGTAACCGCTCCAGTAG
This region of Tunicatimonas pelagia genomic DNA includes:
- a CDS encoding YdcF family protein: MFFLLSKTLYFLVMPVTLVMLAFVLCIFWKRHRKLFFAVGFSLLLLFTNTFLSNLLLLVWETPPEPIASLPQYPVGVVLGGITIDKEPRDRSHVTGDADRILHAIQLYRAGKIEKILLSGGSGKILVDSIPEAISLKRILRNAQVPEEDILVEADSRNTRENALNSQNVLRENSITSKVLLITSAYHMRRAKACFDKADVPTDVFSVSMRSKDPQFTPDWLIIPNSRAIGNFEVVIREMVGTIAYWAAGYI